In Candidatus Methylomirabilis tolerans, a single window of DNA contains:
- the purQ gene encoding phosphoribosylformylglycinamidine synthase subunit PurQ, whose translation MKFGIVAFPGSWSQQDFYHVIVNVLKEQACYLWHKEADLKDVDCVILPGGFAHGDYLRAGAIARLSPVMRAVTAFAETGGFVLGSCNGFQILTEAGLLPGALLPNDCLHYRCRWVHLRVESRQTPFTAAMQPGQVVRMPISHGDGRYYIDQAGWKRLVEGDQIIFRYCDAKGELAKDANPNGSLDHIAGVCNERRNVLGLMPHPERAAEAILGSEDGCLMFASILDTFVCSPLTTYGNRA comes from the coding sequence GTGAAGTTCGGTATTGTAGCTTTTCCCGGCTCCTGGAGCCAGCAGGACTTCTACCATGTCATCGTGAACGTCCTGAAGGAGCAGGCCTGCTACCTGTGGCATAAAGAGGCCGACCTCAAAGACGTGGATTGCGTGATCCTCCCCGGAGGATTCGCCCATGGCGACTATCTGCGGGCCGGCGCGATCGCGCGACTGTCCCCCGTGATGCGAGCGGTGACGGCCTTTGCGGAAACCGGCGGCTTTGTCCTGGGAAGCTGCAACGGGTTTCAGATCCTGACCGAGGCAGGGCTGCTCCCCGGCGCACTCTTGCCGAACGACTGCTTGCACTACCGGTGCAGATGGGTCCACCTGAGGGTAGAGAGCCGACAGACCCCCTTTACGGCTGCCATGCAACCCGGGCAGGTGGTGCGGATGCCGATCTCGCATGGCGACGGACGATACTACATTGACCAGGCAGGGTGGAAAAGGCTCGTGGAGGGCGATCAGATCATCTTTCGCTATTGCGATGCGAAGGGAGAACTCGCGAAGGACGCGAACCCGAACGGTTCGCTTGATCACATTGCAGGCGTCTGCAACGAGCGCCGCAATGTCCTTGGATTAATGCCTCATCCGGAGCGGGCCGCCGAGGCGATCCTGGGTTCTGAGGATGGTTGCCTAATGTTTGCGTCGATCCTTGACACCTTTGTCTGCTCGCCGCTGACGACATACGGAAACAGGGCCTGA
- the purS gene encoding phosphoribosylformylglycinamidine synthase subunit PurS, whose amino-acid sequence MLTAKIYVTLKPGVLDAQGDTVRSALETLGFEGLADVRIGKFMVLMLNSLTKEEAAAQVEEMCRRLLANPVIEDYRFEVEGAAG is encoded by the coding sequence ATGTTGACCGCGAAGATATACGTTACCTTGAAGCCGGGCGTCCTCGACGCCCAAGGGGACACGGTAAGATCCGCCCTTGAGACGCTGGGGTTTGAGGGGCTGGCGGACGTGCGGATCGGAAAGTTCATGGTGCTGATGCTGAACAGCCTCACGAAGGAGGAGGCGGCTGCGCAGGTCGAGGAGATGTGCAGGCGGCTGCTCGCGAACCCGGTCATTGAAGACTACCGCTTCGAGGTCGAGGGGGCCGCGGGGTGA